The Streptomyces sp. NBC_00483 genome contains the following window.
CAGGGATCATCAGGAGGAGCCCGGCGAGCATCAGCAGCCCGTTCCCCTGCGAGCGCTGCTCAGGGGGCTTGGAGGCCTCGGAAGAGCCGCTCTGCTGGCGCTGCAGCGTCTCGGTGAGGTTCTGGAACGCACGGCGCCCCGCGGACTTCATCACCACGGATCCGAGCACGATGCCGGCCACCAGCAGGATGCCGAGCGTGAAGCCGCCGATCGCGCCCGCCACCACCGTCAGCAGCCAGATCTCCAGGACCATCCAGGCCGCGACGGCGAGCGGCAGATACCTGCGGAGCCGGGAGCGCCGGGCCCCGGTGGACGGATTACGAGGCGGAGTGCCAGTGGTCATGCATCCAGTTTGCCTGGGCCCGGGTGCGATTGGCGTAAGCGGGGGATCAAGATCGCTCTCAGCGGACGTCCGGCTTGCGGCCCAGGACCTTGTCCACCCGCGCTCCCACTCCCCACGTGGTGACCCGCCACAGGGCCTCCACGACGATGTCCTTGCTCATCTTGGAGTCGCCGCGCTCGCGCTCCACGAAGGTGATGGGGACCTCGACCACGTGATAGCCCTCCCGCACCGCGCGCCGGGCCAGGTCGACCTGGAAGCAGTAGCCCTGCGAGGCGACCTCGTCGAGCCCGAGGCCCTCCAGGGTCTCGCGGCGGAAGGCGCGGTAGCCGCCGGTGACGTCGCGGATCGGGACGTCCAGGAGGAGGCGCGAGTACGTGGAGCCGCCGCGGGAGATGAACTGGCGGGACTTGGGCCAGTTGACGATCCGTCCGCCGGGCACCCAGCGCGAGCCCAGGACCAGATCGGCGCCCTTCAGTGCGGTCAGCAGCCGGGGCAGCTCCTCCGGCTGGTGGGAGCCGTCGGCGTCCATCTCGACGAGGACGCCGTAGCCGTGCTCCATGCCCCAGGCGAAGCCCGCGAGGTAGGCGGCGCCCAGGCCCTCCTTGCCGGTGCGGTGCAGGACGTGCACCTGCTCGTCATTCGCGGCCAGCTCGTCGGCGAGCTTGCCCGTGCCGTCCGGGCTGTTGTCGTCGGCGATCAGGACGTGCGCCGCGGGCACGGACTCCCGGACGCGGCCCACGACGGGCTTGATGTTCTCCGCCTCGTTGTAGGTCGGGATGATCACCAAGGTCGTGCCCAGAGGGCCGAATTTCCGCCCGCCGCCGTCGCTCACAGCTTCCCCTTAAAACTTCCGTCCACAAGGGGACCACCATAGCGAGCACCCCAGTTCACGCCGATAAGGCGCCCTGGGTGAGCTGTGGAGGGCGGGAAACGAGACCAATCACTACTTGTCTACGAGTACTGCGGATCGGGGCCGGGCGTCCTTCGGGCCGACCTGGGGCCCGCTGGCTGCGGGTCGACCTAAAGCCGTTGTCTACTGAACGCCCGGGCCCCACCCGGGTCGCACCTGGCCGACCGGCCGGAACGTTCCAGCGCCCCGTGGCGCGGGCGCTGGGCCTGGCTCCCAGTGGTGGTACGCCGGTGCGGCGCACCACCCCCTGACCCAGCTGCGTTCTACGAATGCCTGGACTTCCCCGGTCGTACCTGGAGGTGGTGGACCCGGCCGAACCTACCCGTCGACCGCCGCGCCTTGTCAACAGGCGTTCGACCTGCGGCTCTCTTCGAACTCCGCTGGTCAGCGCAGAGGATTCGCAGGTCGCACGGGACCGTGCCGCGGCAAGATCGAAGCCGTGGCGCCCCGGTTATCACTCGTCCGGCCCTACGAAGACCGTCTGACCGAAGACCACCGTCCGCAGGCAGACCGGGAGTTGGACTCCCGGGGAGAGGTCCGGCAGGCCGGGCGTTCCGGAGCGCGGATCGGTCGACCAGCGGGCCACCCGGTCGTCCGGTGCCTGCACGACGAGTTCGTCCGTGCGCCAGACGGCGTAGTCGGCGGGGGCACCCGGGACGAGGATGCCCGCGTCGTCGCGGCCGACGGCGCGCCAGCCCCCGCGCGTGTGGGCGGTGAACGCGGCGCGTACGGAGACGCGGTGTTCGGGCGTCCTGTGGAAGGCGGCGGCGCGGATCGTGCCCCACGGGTCGAGCGGGGTGACCGGGCTGTCGGAGCCGAAGGCGAGCGGGACGCCGGCCTTCAGGAGGGCCGAGTACGGGTTGAGGGTGCGCGCCCGCTCGACACCGAGCCGGTCGGCGTACATGCCGTCCTCACCGCCCCACAGGGCGTCGAAGGCGGGCTGTACGGAGGCGGTGAGGCCGAACTCCGCGAAGGCGGCGACAGTTTCAGGGGTGAGCATCTCGGCGTGCTCGACACGGTGCCTGGCCGCGCGCACGCGCGCGAGGCCGACCTTTTCGGCGGCGGCGCGCATGCCGTCGACCACGGCGGTGACGGCGGCGTCCCCGATGGCGTGGAAACCGGCCTGGAGGCCGGACTCCGTACAGGCGACTACATGGGCGGCGATCTCTTCGGCCGACATGTAGGCGGTGCCGTTGTGCGACGCGTCTACGTAGGGCTCGTGCAGGCACGCCGTGTGGGAGCCCAGTGCGCCGTCGACGAACAGGTCGCCCGCGGCGCCCAGCGCGCCGAGTGCGCGGGCGCGCTGGATGTCGCGGTCCGCCCAGTAGCCGGCGACGCGCGGGCCCGGCTCGGAGCGGGCGAGGTCGAGCAGACCGGTGAAGTCGTCCTCGGAGGAGATGTCGGGGCCCGCGCACTCGTGGACCGAACCGATGCCGAGCGACGCGGCGTGCTTCAGCGCGGCGCGCTGGGCTTCCGTACGTTGCTGGGGGCCCACGGCGGCGAACGCGGCGGCGCGCACGGCGTGGTGGGCGTCGCGGGTCAGGGGGCCCTCGGGGGCGAATCCGGGGCGGTCCGCGATGCCGGGGACGAGGCCGAGGAGGGCGGTGCTGACGGCGGCCGAGTGCACGTCGATACGGGAGAGGTAGAGCGGCCGGCCGGCCGTGGCCTCGTCGAGTTCGGCGCGGGTGAGGGGGGTGCGGTCGGGCCAGCGGGCGGCGTCCCAGCCGTGACCGAGGAGGACGCGGTCGGTGGGGTTGGCCGCGGCGTGTTCCCGTACGAGGGTCAGGGCTTCGGTGCGGGTGCGGGCGGCCGTGAGGTCGAGGCCGGTCAGGGCGAGGCCGGTCGACGTGGTGTGGACGTGGGCGTCGGTGAACGCGGGGGTCACCAGGGCGCCGTCGAGGTCGATCACCTCGTCCACGCCGTCCGTGAACGCGTCCGCCGCGCCCTCCGAGCCGACCCAGGCGATGTGGCCGGCCTCCACGACCATGGCGGTGGCGAAGGGGTCGGCCGGGCTGTGGATCTCGCCTCGACGCAGGAGAACGGTGCGGGGGGTGGGGGGCGTGCTCATGGTGACAGTTTCCCGTGTCCGTGGGGTGGGGTGTGCCGCGGGGTGGTCGACGTCGGCTTTCCTACCCGTGCGGGGGCGGCGCCTGCCGGGATCGTGGCGCGGGGGCGGGGTTCCCCTGCCCGTGCCGGGGTGGGCGCCTGACGGGATCGTGGCGCGGGACGGGGGTCCCCAACCCGTGCCGGGGTGGGCGCCTGCTGGGATCGTGGCCCGGGACGGGGGTCCAGGGGTTCGCCGGGGTGGCGCCCTCCGTCATGCCGCGCGGCACGGGGGTCCAGGGCGTTGCCGTAGCCGGGGCCGTCGTCGCGTTGCGCGGCACCGTGCGCCGCCTTGCCCACCCTGCCGCCCAAGGCGGCAGATTGCCCAAGGCGGGGGCGGCGTCGACCGCACACGGGTGGGGAACCGTGGCCGGCGGCAGACTGCCCAGGCGGGGGCAGCGTCGACCGCACACGGGTGGGGAACCGTGGCCGGCGGCAGACTGCCCAGGCGGGGGCAGCGTCGACCGCACACGGGTGGGGAACCGTGGCCGGCGGCAGACTGCCCAGGCGGGGGCGGCGTCGACCGCACACGGGTGGGGAGCCGTGGCCGGCGGCAGATGGCACGAGGCGGGTCGCCGTCGACCGCTACGGACGGGGAGCCGTGGTCGGCGGCGGATGGGCCAGGGCGAGGTGCGGTCCTCGTCGGGCCGACGCCCCCGGAGGGGGCGGGTGGGTGGGAGATGGGCGGGAGCCGGGCCATTGCCTGCGGGCCGGCGGGCCACTCAAGCTCCCGCGGCGGGTGGCCAACTCAAGCCCCGCTCTGGGACGAAACTCGCGGGGCCCGGGGCGGAGCCCCGAGTCCGTAACGCCGGTTCGGCACGATCAGCCCCGCCGGCGATTGAGGCGCGGGGGCCGGGGCGGAGCCCCGTGGCGTGAGGCCGGTCGACCGCAACAGGCGGAGAGGCGCTGGACCGGCGGGCCGCAGAGGTCCGGCACCGCACCACCGGAACGGTCGTGTCGCCCCAGACCAGACCCACCTCACCGGCCAGGCCCCCCGGTCCCGCCGAGCCGCCCAGGCCCGCCCCCTAAACCCGCGGAGGCCTCGCCTCGTACGGTGTGGAGAGGACCACCGTCGTGCGGGTGGAGACGCCGGCCAGGGAGCGGACTCGGGCCAGGAGGTTTTCCAGCTCGTGGGGGGTCTCGACCCGGACCTTGAGGATGTAGTTCTCGTCGCCGGCCACGCTGTGGCACGCCTCGATCTCGGGGACACCCGCGAGGCGCTCCGCGATGTCGTCGGGGGCGCTCGGGTCGAACGGCTTCACCGAGATGAACGCGGTGAGCGGCAGGCCGACCGACTCCGGGTCGACGACCGCGGCGTAGCCCCGGATCACGCCACGCTGTTCGAGGCGGCGCACCCGCTGGTGCACCGCGGACGTGGACAGGCCCGTGGCCTTGCCCAGGTCGGTGTAGCTCATCCGCCCGTCCGTGACGAGCAGCTGCACAATCTGTCGGTCGAGCTCCTCCATGCCGCTGAACCTACCCGTCCCTTGATCCTCACGGATACCTGAAGGAACGAGATGGGCGATACGTCTACCGCCGGGCGGGCAAGTCCATTCGACATGTGACGAACACCACAGGACTCGGGCCGTGTCCACCGGCATGGAGTGATTACCTCGACGAACAGCCGGGAAATGCTTGCTGTGGCCGAGGCCGCCACTCATGGACATCAGCGGCCGGCCCACCCGAGGGGGAGAATCCCATGCAGAGTGTGAAGCGTTCCGGACGTCCTGGCGCGCGCGGCCGCCAGCAGGCGATCGCAGAGCCCCAGCCGGAGGGCGTCGAACCCGACGCCTTCGACGCGGCCGGGGACGAGGGGGACGAGTACGACACGTTCGAGATGTACCGGGTGGCCTGCCCCGACTGCGGCAAGGCCATCGCCCTCCTCGCGGAGGAGGACGTACTGCCGGAGCACGCCCATGTGACGTCGCCGTGGGACCCGTTCGGGCTCACCGTCTGCGTCGGCAGCGGCAGGACCGTCACGGAGGCCCTGCCCACGGACGACCTGGTGGGTACCCAAGAGCAGGCCACCGCGCTCCTGTTGACGCTCCCTCAGGGGCTCGACTGGCGTACGCAGCCCTTCTCGCACGCCGGAGGCGCCGGCTCGCGCCCCATCCGGATGCCCGACCAGCCCTACCGCCGAGCCGCCGCCTGACCCGCTACGACCGGTCGGCCCAGTAACTGCCCCGCACCATGGCCCGCAAGCTGTCGTGGTGCAGGATCAGTGTGTCCGGGTCCGCGGGCTCGGTGGCCTCACCGAAGTGGATCTGCCGGTAGGCGACGCGGAGCATCACGGTCGCGTGCCGCAGGGCCGCGTAGAGCGTGTAGAACTCCATGTCGCGCGGGGTGTGGCCGGTGAGCCGGGCGTAGCGCGCCTCGACGCGGTCGCGGCGCAGGAAGTCCGGCAGGCCGCGCTGCCCGAAGGCCTCGGTCAGGTCCTGGAAGAAGCGGTGCAGATACACCGTCCAGCCGAGGTCGACCTCGCGCGGAGCGAGCGAGGCCATCTCCCAGTCGAGGACGGCGGCGGGCGCGAACCCGTCCTGCTCGTAGATGATGTTGCCGATGCGGGCATCGCCCCAGTTGAGGACCGCGGGGCCGGGCTCCCGCGGCCACATCTCCTCCAGGCGCGCGAAGGCGCTCTCTATGAGGGGCGAAGGGCTGCGGCCGTCCACCACCCAGGCGTAGTAGGCGCGTTGGGCATCCACGTGTCGGCGCAGCGGGCTTCCCTCGCCGGGCAGTTCCAGGAAGGACGCCTCGGCCGCCGGCACGCCGTCGTGCAACCGTGCCAGCACGTGGACGCTCGCGTCCTCCAGGCGTTCCCGCTCGTCGCCGGTCGCCTCGTGCAGCCAATTCCCCTCGTACGTATAGGGCATGACGTCGGGCGGCACGCGGCCCGCCACCCGTTCCATGACGAAGAACGGGGCGCCGAGCGGTCCCGCGTCCTCCTCCAGCCACAGCACGCGCGGCACCGGAAGCCCGGTGCGCTCGGCCGCGAGCCGCATCGTCCGGTACTGGCGCGGCATGTCGTACACCGGGAAGATCGTGTACGCGGACGGGTCCGCGGCCAGCCGCAATGCACAGGCACGTATGGGTGGTTCGGGGTGCTCGATGTCGAAGAGCAGGGTCTCGCTCGACATGCCGTTGGACTCGGGGACGGTGACGTTCACCGCCTTCGCTCCCGGCAGCCGGCGCCCCAGCCAGGCGGTGAGGCGCCGGGACACCTCCTCGGGTTCACGGGTGGATGTGCGGGGCCTGGGCTGTCGGGGTGTTGTCGCCATCGCCGAACTCCCTCTCCGTGAAGGGTGGTTACGAACTCTCAGTGGCTACGAACGCTCAGTGGTTACGAACGCTCCGGGGCCACCGAGTCGAAGCCCGTGAAGCCGCTCGGATCGTGGCGGCCGAAGGAGCCGTGCTCGAAGATGCCGTGCCCGACCTGCCCGTTGAGGGTGAAGCGCGCCGCGTGGTCGATGACCCCGAACGCGGCCCGGGGGTGGGCCGCCGAGTCCGCCAGGTCGTACGTCCGCCGCTCGCACCAGTCGTGGCCGCGCCAGGTCCCGTGCTGCCAGTCGTCGGCCGGCGGATAGCCCGCGCCGACGGCGAGCGGGGAGGAGGCGAGGATCTCGACGCCCACGTCGAGCGGCTTGCGGTCGACCGGGTCCATGAGGTGGATGACCGCGCGCTCGGGGTGGCGGGTGCCGGGGCGGTACGTGATGTCGGTCTGGGGCCAGCCGAGTTGGCGGTCGCGGTGGCCCTCGCGGACGACCGTTGCGTCGTTCAGCGTGCGGTAGCCGTCGGCGTCCTCCTGGGTGATCACCATGAGGAAGCGGTCGTCGAAGCGGATCGGCGCCCAGATCCAGTGGAAGCCCTCGGTGGGGTACTCCTGCGCGAGCCGGCCACCCTCCTCCCCCGGCACCGGCCGCACGCCCCAGCTCCGGTCCCGGGTCCCGGTCCAGTCGCTCAGCCGGATCTCCCGGCCCCCGATCCGCAGCCACCCGTCGCACCGCCCGGCCTGCACGAACCGCTTGCCCTCAAGGGTGAGCCGCGGCCCCTTGCGCTGCGTGCGGTGCGGCTCCCACAGGGCCGGGAAGTCGGCGCTCCAGTTGATCTCGTACGAGAGTCCCTCGGGGTCGTCCGGGTCGGCGGCGCAGGACAGAATGAAGTCCTTGAGCGGGCGCTCGACCATGATGTGCAGCGGTCCGACGCGCATGTTCATCCGCGTGTCCTCGCTCAGGGCGTCGGAGGCGCGGACCGCGTGGAGCGTGTCACCGACGCGCAAGGTGGCGTAGGCGTCGATCACACCCAGGTTCGGGTAGACCCCGAGGCCGAGGATGAGCAGGAACTGTCCTGTGGGGTCGAAGACATGGAAGATGCAGCGGTCGTAGGCGTTGCGGTCGCTGGTGGCGACGTGCTTCATCGACAGCGGGACCTGGTGAACGGGCCACTCGTCGAAGGCGACGGGGCGGTCGGCGGCCTCGTTTGCGGACACGGCAAACCTCCCTGGGCGCACGGCGGTTGACGTCGCCCGGAGGGGTGCAGCCTGCCCGGCGGCGGAGTTGACGGTACGTCAGCTCGGCAATGCTGGCCAGATGTTCGACCGGCCCATGCCACGCGTATGGGTATGTCGTGAACTGACGCTCGAATTCGTCAACCAGTGACCTCGCCGATCCCCCTTTCGTTGAATCGGCATGACCTCGA
Protein-coding sequences here:
- a CDS encoding polyprenol monophosphomannose synthase; the protein is MSDGGGRKFGPLGTTLVIIPTYNEAENIKPVVGRVRESVPAAHVLIADDNSPDGTGKLADELAANDEQVHVLHRTGKEGLGAAYLAGFAWGMEHGYGVLVEMDADGSHQPEELPRLLTALKGADLVLGSRWVPGGRIVNWPKSRQFISRGGSTYSRLLLDVPIRDVTGGYRAFRRETLEGLGLDEVASQGYCFQVDLARRAVREGYHVVEVPITFVERERGDSKMSKDIVVEALWRVTTWGVGARVDKVLGRKPDVR
- a CDS encoding phosphotransferase family protein codes for the protein MATTPRQPRPRTSTREPEEVSRRLTAWLGRRLPGAKAVNVTVPESNGMSSETLLFDIEHPEPPIRACALRLAADPSAYTIFPVYDMPRQYRTMRLAAERTGLPVPRVLWLEEDAGPLGAPFFVMERVAGRVPPDVMPYTYEGNWLHEATGDERERLEDASVHVLARLHDGVPAAEASFLELPGEGSPLRRHVDAQRAYYAWVVDGRSPSPLIESAFARLEEMWPREPGPAVLNWGDARIGNIIYEQDGFAPAAVLDWEMASLAPREVDLGWTVYLHRFFQDLTEAFGQRGLPDFLRRDRVEARYARLTGHTPRDMEFYTLYAALRHATVMLRVAYRQIHFGEATEPADPDTLILHHDSLRAMVRGSYWADRS
- a CDS encoding Lrp/AsnC family transcriptional regulator; this encodes MEELDRQIVQLLVTDGRMSYTDLGKATGLSTSAVHQRVRRLEQRGVIRGYAAVVDPESVGLPLTAFISVKPFDPSAPDDIAERLAGVPEIEACHSVAGDENYILKVRVETPHELENLLARVRSLAGVSTRTTVVLSTPYEARPPRV
- a CDS encoding amidohydrolase; protein product: MSTPPTPRTVLLRRGEIHSPADPFATAMVVEAGHIAWVGSEGAADAFTDGVDEVIDLDGALVTPAFTDAHVHTTSTGLALTGLDLTAARTRTEALTLVREHAAANPTDRVLLGHGWDAARWPDRTPLTRAELDEATAGRPLYLSRIDVHSAAVSTALLGLVPGIADRPGFAPEGPLTRDAHHAVRAAAFAAVGPQQRTEAQRAALKHAASLGIGSVHECAGPDISSEDDFTGLLDLARSEPGPRVAGYWADRDIQRARALGALGAAGDLFVDGALGSHTACLHEPYVDASHNGTAYMSAEEIAAHVVACTESGLQAGFHAIGDAAVTAVVDGMRAAAEKVGLARVRAARHRVEHAEMLTPETVAAFAEFGLTASVQPAFDALWGGEDGMYADRLGVERARTLNPYSALLKAGVPLAFGSDSPVTPLDPWGTIRAAAFHRTPEHRVSVRAAFTAHTRGGWRAVGRDDAGILVPGAPADYAVWRTDELVVQAPDDRVARWSTDPRSGTPGLPDLSPGVQLPVCLRTVVFGQTVFVGPDE
- the fxsA gene encoding FxsA family membrane protein produces the protein MTTGTPPRNPSTGARRSRLRRYLPLAVAAWMVLEIWLLTVVAGAIGGFTLGILLVAGIVLGSVVMKSAGRRAFQNLTETLQRQQSGSSEASKPPEQRSQGNGLLMLAGLLLMIPGLISDVLGLLLLVPPLRTALSRYTERKVERKMGAAAGPGSFGDAFQKARMRQSGSTVIQGEVVKDDERPGSRGDDADPRPPLTP